One region of Streptomyces leeuwenhoekii genomic DNA includes:
- the dapF gene encoding diaminopimelate epimerase: MSTRIAFLKGHGTENDFVIVPDPENAVDLSPAAVAALCDRRAGIGGDGVLHVVRSAAHPEAAHLAAEAEWFMDYRNGDGSVAEMCGNGVRVFARYLQHAGHVAEGELAVATRGGVKTVHLAKDGDVTVGMGRAVLPEGDVTVSVGERSWPARNVNMGNPHAVAFVDDLAHAGDLLSPPPCEPAAAYPDGVNVEFVVDRGPGHVAMRVHERGSGETRSCGTGACAVAVAAARRDGADPAVTGTPATYTVDVPGGTLVITERPDGEIEMTGPAVIVAEGEIDPEWLDAAVRRRS, encoded by the coding sequence ATGAGCACGCGGATCGCCTTCCTCAAGGGGCACGGCACCGAGAACGACTTCGTGATCGTCCCGGACCCGGAGAACGCCGTCGACCTGTCCCCGGCCGCCGTCGCCGCCCTGTGCGACCGCCGCGCGGGCATCGGCGGCGACGGGGTGCTGCACGTGGTGCGGTCCGCCGCGCACCCCGAGGCCGCGCACCTGGCGGCCGAGGCGGAGTGGTTCATGGACTACCGCAACGGCGACGGTTCCGTCGCCGAGATGTGCGGCAACGGCGTGCGCGTCTTCGCCCGCTACCTCCAGCACGCCGGACACGTGGCCGAGGGCGAGCTCGCGGTCGCCACGCGCGGGGGTGTGAAGACCGTGCACCTCGCCAAGGACGGCGACGTCACCGTCGGCATGGGCCGGGCGGTCCTGCCCGAGGGAGACGTCACGGTGAGCGTGGGCGAGCGGAGCTGGCCCGCGCGCAACGTGAACATGGGCAACCCGCACGCGGTCGCCTTCGTGGACGACCTCGCCCACGCCGGGGATCTCCTCTCCCCGCCGCCCTGTGAGCCGGCCGCCGCCTACCCGGACGGCGTGAACGTGGAGTTCGTGGTCGACCGCGGCCCCGGGCACGTGGCGATGCGCGTGCACGAGCGCGGCTCCGGCGAGACCCGCTCGTGCGGCACGGGCGCGTGCGCCGTCGCCGTCGCCGCCGCCCGCCGGGACGGCGCCGACCCGGCCGTCACCGGCACCCCCGCGACGTACACCGTCGACGTGCCCGGCGGCACGCTCGTGATCACCGAGCGGCCCGACGGCGAGATCGAGATGACCGGCCCCGCGGTGATCGTCGCGGAGGGCGAGATCGACCCCGAGTGGCTGGACGCGGCCGTCCGCCGCAGGAGCTGA